The sequence TTATTTTTTAAATGGCCGGATATTGCTTCGATAGTTTCTTCATCACTGATGATTTCTATACGAATATTCCGACTGGCTTCCCACGCCGCATTCCGTACACCACGGCCGCCTTTTCCTCTGGCATCGGTTATAGTATATCCGTGTGCACCTAAGCGCTCTATGGTCTTCGCCAAGGTATTTTCAAGCGCGGCTTCAGTAACAATGGTTAAAAGTTTTAGTACTTGATTGCTCATGAGTCTCATGCTCCAAAGAATACGTGCATCCATTTTGCCAAGGCGTAGTAAACAGGAATACCTATTACGACATTAAACGGAAAAGTGACACCGAGAGAGGCTGTAAGGGATAAGGCCGGGTTGGCTTCTGGTACTGAGATACGCATGGCTGCTGGTACGGCTATGTAAGAAGCGCTAGCGATGAGTGTCGCTAACATGGCTGTACCTCCTATGGATAACCCCAATAACCAGCCGATGCTTGCGCCGATACAGGCGGAAAATAATGGCATCACGATCCCAAAACCTAGCAGAAACAGACCGTATATTTTTAAGCTACTTACATGCTTCGCGGTAATTAACCCCATTTCCAGCAAGAATAACGCCAATATACCGCTGAAAAGATCAAAGAATACTGGTTTGATTGCCCCGAGCTTCTCTGCGCCAGCAATCCAACCAATTAAGAGGCCTCCTACGAGCAGTACAATGCTTTTCCCCAGCAGCACTTCATGAATGACAGTGCCCCATTGTGTTTGTCGCGTGAAACCGCGAGCGAGGACAATACCCACTAGAATAGCGGGAATCTCTAACAACACGACAAATAAAGGCATCTGTTCTTCGAAAAAGATCTGTCGTGAGTTCAGATAGGCAACTGCTACAGCGAAAGTCCCCACGCTAACTGACCCATAATGGGCTGCAATGGATGCCGCATCTGCTCGTTTAAATCCGCCGATATGCCGAAGAACAGGAAATGCGATTAAGGGCAGAAGAAAACCTACCCCCAAAATGGCAATGATTTGGGGTAGTAGCGCCATAAATGGCTGTTTGCCTAATTCAACCCCCCCTTTTAGGCCGATGGCCAGAAGAAGCAGAATGGTAACAAAATCATAGATCGCAGGGGGGAGTTGTAATTCTGAGCGCAGTAGCCCGGCAAGAATACCAAGTATAAAGAATAGAATGATTGGATCCATTTTTACGCTGTTCCTATGACCGTTATCTTGTGCAGAGATGAGGAAATGGTGATCTGGTATCTTTGGGTACTCATAATAGTCCCTATTAATAGGGTTGTACTGTCAAGTATGTGGCTGTGTCGTCTCAATGTCGATTTGATATTATCGAAAAATAGATAGTATAAGTATCGAATATTGTAAGTAATTATTCTATTCAGAGAGGGAGTTAAGTTTGAACTACGACAAAAATAATATATTCGCAAAAATTCTCAGAAATGAACTACCTTGCTTTAAGGTTTATGAAGATGACCATACGCTGGCATTTTTAGACATTATGCCCCAATTAGAGGGGCATACGCTGGTAATACCAAAGGAGCCTGCGGTAACAATTTACGATTTATCGGATCAAGCGGCTTTGGCCTGTATGCGCACAGTCCAAATTGTGGGTAGAGCTGTTGAAAAGGCAATGAACTTTAATGGTTCAACGGTGTTTCAACACAATGGAGAGAAAGCAGGGCAGTCTGTCCCTCATTTCCATTTTCATATTTTCCCTGGCTCTATTTTTAAAACGAACCTTTTAAAAGGGCATGCGTCTGAGTTAGCTGACCCCAATGATTTGGAGGTTATAGCATCAAAAATACGATCAAAAATTGAAAGTCCAGCGTCTTAATACCAACAGGGAGATAGTTATGAATAAAACCATCGAAGCAAAGGGTAGCTGCTTGTGTGGCGCAGTGGTAATACAAGCATTGTCTATGTCGTCAAATGTGGGGGCTTGCCACTGTGGTATGTGTAGAAAATGGTCAGGCGGACCGTTGTTGGCCGTTGACTGTAATACGGAAGTGCAAATTTCTGGCGAAGACAATATTACCGCTTATGCATCGTCAGAATGGGCTGAACGTGGTTTTTGCTCAAAATGTGGTACACATTTATTCTATAAATTAAAACAAACGGGGCAGTATATTATTCCTGTCGGACTATTTGATGTGACTTCCAAGTTGAACTTTGACCATCAAATATTCATTGAAGAAAAGCCTGAGTATTACTCTTTTGCCAATGAAACAAAAAATATGACTGGCGAAGAAGTTTTTGCACAGTTTTCTGCAGAGTAAGTACATAAAAACACGTCATTAATTTTTGCACGAGACTAAAGCGCTCAGTCCGTAAGGCCTTTCTCCAGCTAATGGCCGGTAGCCCTTCGGTAGGAACAACCCTGTGGCAGGGCGTTTTGAGCGTGCTGTACGGCACTTAAAAATGGATTTTCATATTGAATACGTCAAACTTGATGAGGTGGTTTCTGAAGACTTTATTCCTCTGTTAAACAAGGAAAATCTCAGAAGACACTTGGTTAGGCATGATTTATTTAACGCTGAAATGGTTAAGGATTGGATTGCAGGCAAAGTTGAGCTTGATTCATCCGAGGGCTGCAAAATCAGAGCAGTGTTAATTGATTCTCAATTGGCTGGTTGGTGTGGCATTCAATCCGAAGACGGCAAATATGAAATAGCGATCGTTATT is a genomic window of Pseudomonadales bacterium containing:
- a CDS encoding transcriptional regulator encodes the protein MSNQVLKLLTIVTEAALENTLAKTIERLGAHGYTITDARGKGGRGVRNAAWEASRNIRIEIISDEETIEAISGHLKNNFYDNYAMVLFKTDVEVTRPEKFKGYCK
- a CDS encoding sodium-dependent bicarbonate transport family permease, producing the protein MDPIILFFILGILAGLLRSELQLPPAIYDFVTILLLLAIGLKGGVELGKQPFMALLPQIIAILGVGFLLPLIAFPVLRHIGGFKRADAASIAAHYGSVSVGTFAVAVAYLNSRQIFFEEQMPLFVVLLEIPAILVGIVLARGFTRQTQWGTVIHEVLLGKSIVLLVGGLLIGWIAGAEKLGAIKPVFFDLFSGILALFLLEMGLITAKHVSSLKIYGLFLLGFGIVMPLFSACIGASIGWLLGLSIGGTAMLATLIASASYIAVPAAMRISVPEANPALSLTASLGVTFPFNVVIGIPVYYALAKWMHVFFGA
- a CDS encoding HIT family protein, giving the protein MNYDKNNIFAKILRNELPCFKVYEDDHTLAFLDIMPQLEGHTLVIPKEPAVTIYDLSDQAALACMRTVQIVGRAVEKAMNFNGSTVFQHNGEKAGQSVPHFHFHIFPGSIFKTNLLKGHASELADPNDLEVIASKIRSKIESPAS
- a CDS encoding GFA family protein, giving the protein MNKTIEAKGSCLCGAVVIQALSMSSNVGACHCGMCRKWSGGPLLAVDCNTEVQISGEDNITAYASSEWAERGFCSKCGTHLFYKLKQTGQYIIPVGLFDVTSKLNFDHQIFIEEKPEYYSFANETKNMTGEEVFAQFSAE
- a CDS encoding N-acetyltransferase, producing MDFHIEYVKLDEVVSEDFIPLLNKENLRRHLVRHDLFNAEMVKDWIAGKVELDSSEGCKIRAVLIDSQLAGWCGIQSEDGKYEIAIVIDDRYWGVGVKIFRDVMAWAEELGHKTVFIHFLYSRPEYKFLRKIARNVFVSEFLGSQFTTYELEVEKV